The genomic interval ATGCCCGTGATGGATGGAATTGAACTCATTAAGCAGCTAACTCAGGAGTCGGAGCCGGAGCAGAAACCGATCTTCATTATATTAAGCGGCTATGACGATTTCTCCTATGCAAAGGCTGCGATAGAATACCAGGTTAAAGATTATTTGCTTAAGCCTATTCGGCGGGACGAGCTGTTTGAATCACTCACAAAGAGCGAGCACACGCTGCAAGCACAAGCTGAATTAGCTGAGCGGGTAGCGGTAAGCGATACGTACCGTGAACAGCTGCGGATAAACAGGCTGAAGGAATGGTTCAGGCAGGATGACCCTGCTTACGATTTTGCAAATGATCTGGAAGCTAAAATAGGATTTGAGCAGTTTACTAGACCGTTTACTGTTGCCGTCTTGAATTATAAATCGGAGAGCGGCGACTCCATGAACAAAGAAGAGTTCAAGCTGCTAGTGGAGAAAATGATGCAGCCGATTAAAGGCGTACTGGATGTCTGGTTTCTAGATAGTGAAGGCAAGCTCGTTCTGATCGGCAGCCCAGCATTGCAGTTCGAAGAATTGTTTAGGCAGGCTGGCGGGAAGGAACTGGATGGACTGCGCATGGGGATAAGCGCCGAGGGGAATGAAATCGAAGATCTGTTTCATTGTTATAAGCAAGCTTCTGAGGCGCTGCAATATTCATTCATTTATTCGAATTGCCGTCTGCTGCATCATGAGGACATTCGAGCGAAGCGGCAGTATTATCCGGTGCCAGAAGAAGAAATTCGCAAGCTTGGCAATATGCTCGGAACCGATCGGGAACGGGAGGTTCAGGAGCTGCTGAAGCAGATTTTCCATACCGAGGATATACCAAATGTAGATATTGGCTACTTAAAGCTGGTAGGCAAAATGATCAATGAGCAGGTTTTGGACGAAGTATTTCGTATTTACGGTGAAGAGTCGATCGAAGTATTGAAGTTGTATCGTAAAGTGGGGAGCATGGATAATTTCCGCAGCTTTCACGACTATTATCGGAGCTTGGAGCTGCTGCTCTCAAGCGTGAACGACTATGTCAGAGGCATTCGCTCAGCATATAGCGAGCATTCAGAGATTAAAGCAGCGGTTAATTATATGGAGGATAACTATTATCGTCCGCTTAATATGGCTGTTGTGAGTAATTATGTTGGCCTTAATTACTCCTATTTCAGTGAAGCGTTCAAGGTTCATACGGGCGAGAATTTTGTATTGTTTCTAAAAAAAATTCGTATTCGCAAAAGCAAAGAACTGCTGCTCGAAGGCAATCAGAAGATGCAGGAAATCGGCAGCGCCGTTGGCTTTGAGAACAGCAAGCAGTTTTCTCGTGTGTTTAAGGAGCTTGAGGGAATATCGCCGCAGGAATATCGAATCAAGGTGAGATCAGATGCTGATCAGAGCAAAGAATCGGTAGAACATAGGCTTTAGAGGGGAGGAGCTGCGGGCTCCTCTTTTTTTATTTTCCTTTGTTAACCTCCGCGTACGCTAACTTTCACTTTTCCATGGGCTTTCCATATTTCACTAAAACATGCCAGAGTAATTTTAATTCTTGCAAAACTTCTTTGTAGGTTCCTCTATCGCTCCAATTACTTGGATTTTGTTTCAAGTCCATGGCTGCTGCGCCAATCATATTAACATCAATAAAATTACTTTGCGCAATTCTTTTGGCTAGTGAAGGCATCGTAGGACCTCTGAAATTCATAGGAACCTCATCAACTAAAAGGGTAAAGCCCCTATGCCAGTAAAGATCAATTGCATACTTTAAACATAGCTGTTCTAAGACTTGTCCTGTATGGGTGCCCTTAAATGATGGATCGGCAACAAGCGCCTTTACGTCTTCTTTAAGAGAAATGTCACCATGAACCTGAGCTTCGATATAGTGGTCAAGATTTCGATTTGGCTCTTTATTTGATGGATTTTGGAAAGGTTTCTCAAGATTGACGAGCATATGGTCGATTAACTTTCGAACCGTCAGATTACATTCACCAATGGCAAAATGATTATAGAACGCATCCCTCATGAGAGCAGCCAAAATAAGGTCAAATTCCTCATACGTCCCCTTTTCCTTAGGGTCTTGGTGAGAATCCAAATAAGTATAAGTGCAACGATGAGAGACCTCAGCGGATAAAAGAAAATAACATGATCCAAACCGTGGAGCAGGTCCATCGGGATGTAACATGACATTGAGTGCCCCATACTTCGGCCGTTCGCTATTGGTTGAGCCATTTATTTGGTACGCTCCGCCAAACATTTTATTTTCCCAAACGTCTCGTTCACCACCTGGAAATGCTGATACACTTCCATTCGATAGGAAAGTTTCGAACTGGCTTTTATAGATCCCCTGCTCAAGTAGTGCTTCAGCAACGCTTTTCATGTTCGGATCTAATCGATCGGGGTGAAAGTGCAGCGCAATGCTTGCATGAGATTTTAGTTTAGAGACAGCATCTTCAAATGTCTTCAGCTCGATGCTGGACATTTGAAGGATTTCCCTCATTGTTTGCTCTACCTCATTTTTGCAGCTTCTTGCGTAATTTGTTATATACTCCTGAGCTAATTGCTGAGACCTCGATAATTCCATAGGCAGAAGAGTCCTTTCCCTTTTTTATAGAATCATAATACAGGATGGACAGTAAGGGAAATGCAGATAGCGTTATTAAAAATACTTTATTTTTTTCTGACAATAGAAAGATATAATGTATAATGATTTACATATGTTGTAAGTATTCAACGTCACCATGTTTAATGATTCTAATAGGAAGACTACATGGCAGAGGTGGGGTAGTAATGGTGTGAGTCACTCCGTTCAAGAAGTTTACGAAAAAAAGACGGCAGGCTTGAAGCAAACGACGGAATCTGATCATGAAGTCGCTGTAAAAGCAGCAATTGTTCAGATGGTAGAACGTATGGAAGATT from Paenibacillus sp. FSL K6-3182 carries:
- a CDS encoding response regulator, encoding MRTMLIVDDEKNIRLGLKTMIEREFPELYHIRMAIHGEDALIQYRNERADIVITDIRMPVMDGIELIKQLTQESEPEQKPIFIILSGYDDFSYAKAAIEYQVKDYLLKPIRRDELFESLTKSEHTLQAQAELAERVAVSDTYREQLRINRLKEWFRQDDPAYDFANDLEAKIGFEQFTRPFTVAVLNYKSESGDSMNKEEFKLLVEKMMQPIKGVLDVWFLDSEGKLVLIGSPALQFEELFRQAGGKELDGLRMGISAEGNEIEDLFHCYKQASEALQYSFIYSNCRLLHHEDIRAKRQYYPVPEEEIRKLGNMLGTDREREVQELLKQIFHTEDIPNVDIGYLKLVGKMINEQVLDEVFRIYGEESIEVLKLYRKVGSMDNFRSFHDYYRSLELLLSSVNDYVRGIRSAYSEHSEIKAAVNYMEDNYYRPLNMAVVSNYVGLNYSYFSEAFKVHTGENFVLFLKKIRIRKSKELLLEGNQKMQEIGSAVGFENSKQFSRVFKELEGISPQEYRIKVRSDADQSKESVEHRL
- a CDS encoding DUF3626 domain-containing protein, encoding MELSRSQQLAQEYITNYARSCKNEVEQTMREILQMSSIELKTFEDAVSKLKSHASIALHFHPDRLDPNMKSVAEALLEQGIYKSQFETFLSNGSVSAFPGGERDVWENKMFGGAYQINGSTNSERPKYGALNVMLHPDGPAPRFGSCYFLLSAEVSHRCTYTYLDSHQDPKEKGTYEEFDLILAALMRDAFYNHFAIGECNLTVRKLIDHMLVNLEKPFQNPSNKEPNRNLDHYIEAQVHGDISLKEDVKALVADPSFKGTHTGQVLEQLCLKYAIDLYWHRGFTLLVDEVPMNFRGPTMPSLAKRIAQSNFIDVNMIGAAAMDLKQNPSNWSDRGTYKEVLQELKLLWHVLVKYGKPMEK